TTGGAGATGCTCTAAGTCAATCGTCTAGCCGTCACCATTTGGCCTGGTCAGTCACTCAGATCTTTTCGCTTGCCCTTTTTCCTGCTTGCAACACATGAAATTCAAGAATTGACTGCTCATTTGCTTTCTAATATATCCCACCCCTTGACAAGTACCATTGAAACAGCATATTAAAACAATGTTATTCTTGTCATTTTAATGTAGATGCTGATCAGTGTGTGCTTTGCAAGGTTCTAGTAATTATGTATTGTTACTAACCCTGAAGCACTACATTTATTGTAAACCTGTTGGCTCAAATTGGCCTTAACTAGTAAATAATACCATTTCAGCACACAGAATTAGTTAATGTGCCTTGTTTCACAGTGGAAAACTAAAGGCTAATTTATACTCGACGCGTCCGCAAGTTCGCTTGTGTGCGCGCGCCAAATATGACGTCATCGCGGTGCTGGCGGAAGTTCACTTTGAGTGCGCGCGACATCTTTTCGCATGGCGGTGTGCACGgcatttttttgtaactttcgGCGCTGCTCCGCTTCCGAAGATGCACGAGTTCTGCGATTCTAGCCGAACGTGCTAGTCTGTGCCAGCATTTGTGTGAAACAGAAGCAGTTTAATGTGAAGTTCAAACTCCATCAGGTGCTTTTTGACGCTTTGAGGGAAAACAatgcttagttttttttttgttttttttttgcatagtttgtCCAAGGTTTTTTAATTCAAgtacgttttatttttattgtataaaaatagaattagaattaatgtagacactatttatacactatttTCTTAAAGTTGTCTTGTGTTTGATGCGAAATAAACCCAAAAgcttaagattattttaatcaGTTCATAAAGAAATTTTTAATTCAACTCATTCATCACTTGAGAAGTTTTGTACCGGCAAATGATGACTTCTCACCGCTGATTCCCGATGGTTTTAGAGGACAATTACTCCTCGTCGGCCCCTGTCGTTTCAAAGAATAGTACAACGGCGAACACAAGAAGTATAAAAGCCTCGGCCATTTGGGAAGGTGTGCACTCAGTCAGTGGAGGCTCACAATGCGGAGCCAGGGCGAAAGTATAATTCACGCTTAAGGAGATAGAATTGTTGCAtaattccaaataaattaaaaagtaaacattgACAAATAAATAGTATGAGATCCACAAATAAATCTTGGTTTCCcaaatatgaattaaattcacaaatgaataaaatgagatttgccaaaaaaaaaaaagaacattcacAAATATCTTATGTCACAAACACAGCTTTGCCTGGCATTCATTTGTGAATCGTGTCATGTGCATGCAGATCACTTGTAGATCACTACATGCATTTGTGGATCGCTCCTTGTACATTTGTGAATGGCTTTCTGTGCATTTGTGGATCGCTGCGCACATTTGTggattttgaaacatttctaaCTTCAAGACGCTAACGATCCACAAATGTGTGGACTCCACCCACTGTCAGCCAACCCAGTTCAGCACTCCAGTTAAATCACATGTTTGTGTAATACTTTATTCAATAGACTCctgtaaaggaaaaaaaaaaagaattataacTTCAATTTCTGCTATGCAGCAGCTCTCCagtgtattaatattttactcgCGTCTGATCTTGACAGACTGACATCACACCAGTTTGtcttcggtttcacttgaagtaTATCGGGGCCTTTAGGGTTATCTATACTGTCCTCCAAAACAAATTGCAGGCCAGTTTTGTTTTTGGTCCATGCAGATGGTGCGTTTGCCACAGCGCAGGCACGAGGTGAATGTTGAGACAGAAAGAGTCCACTAGCTGCTATTGCACGTGTTGATGTCATCCATCCATGCTCATCTGTGGTTGAGTGTACTTTGAAAGCTGCACGGACACAGCTGTGCGCGAGATGGTGCGTAATGCAGAAAAAGAAATAGTACTTGGGCCTTAAAGCGGCAGCAGAAATCAGTCCCTTGTCTTTACATTTACTATTCTCTGTAAAAGAAATGGCACATAGAGGATAGCGAACAGTTCAGGCAGTATGATTTCCATTGGGGAGGATGAAATCTGTGATTTTGTGTCAGTGTCACACAAACCACCACTCCAGAGACAAGATAGCACAAAGCAGATCATATGTGCAAGTCAGCACAGACAACAAAACACATCTGAAccattagaataaaataaattaaataaaagggtAATCTGTTAGACCattatatattagtttttaCAATATCTGTGTTTTTCCAACagtttttgtatttcatttatgGGGCACAAATGGCACCATTTCCTGAGAATGAGCCTACTgtgaactttttattattataatttttttatatataataatttcccCCCTCCAGGCTCCATATGCATGGAGGCTTTAgttgtttagttttttgttttttttttattaatttttttttttagtagagGATTATCCAtctaaaaatttgaaatatatgtgtgtatatataatatatatatatatatatatatatatatatatatatatatatatataatattgaatatatatacatttatatatttattttattttattttttgtgactgTTTCCATTGTGAATGTTCTGTTATCTTTGATCATGAAGTTGCTACGTTGAAGCTGATATCCGAAAGTCCATTCTAATACTAGTACTCTGCATTTAGGGGTGAAGCCATTTGCTTGCACAATGTGTGACATGAGGTTTTTCCAACGCTACCATCTCCAAAGACACACCATCACCCATACGGGTATGTGTCGTCTCTTTGTACCCCTCTCACACTGCTGGTTTTCTTCagcatgtaaaataaatgaacatataaTAATGttcaaaattatataaactTTTACCATTAACTGTTTTATCTTTaactgatttattaaaaaggttTTCGGGAAGGAGCAGTGAAGTTTCCCTTAAGTACACCCATAGAGTGTCAGTCATGGTTATTCACCTAAAGAAAGAATAACAAATTTCAGTTTCACTAAATTACAAAACTTTGTGCAGTGCTTCATGTTGGACTCATAGTAGTTGGTTCATTGTTTCATGAGCGggatatatataatttttttgtttgtctgtttgctttttgttttttaaatacttgTTATTTGGAAGACACTAATCTAGTGATGGGTATAAATGCACATGTATTTATGTACTTGTACTTTGTGGGAGATTAAAAAGGTTTATCATAGGCAATTTAATCGTTTTTTATTGCtgcaatgttttgaaagaacatTTTCAGTTAATTCAGAGATTGAAGAGTCTTCTGCACTGTCAAGTACAACTACAGTCAGTTAATGATGGTGGAGATTTCTGTATTGGGcaataattatgaaaatatgCATTTCAAACATCAACACTTTGTTGGAGAATTAAACCACGATGTAGTCGTACTAACATGACAACTGGGTCAGAATGTAAAACTAGGCTACTATTTTTGATTCTCAATTGGAATTTGTTAGGTTGTATTATTGAGATGATGCGTATGGTTAATATTTTGCTCTGGTCATTTAGGGGTGAAGCCGTATGCTTGTTCCATGTGTGACATGCGTTTTTTCCACCGTTACCATCTGCAGAGACACAGCCTCACTCATACTGGTATGTGTCTTTCTGTCTTACCCCCCTTAGATCATATCTGAGCTCTGCTGCCATTGTCTAACAGGAAGTTGGAAGTATgctattttaatattagttagtttaatattttactttcaGACAGAAGAAATGGTgtccacctttttttttttaattaaatgaatgtgcTCTTGGGTTAAAGTACATACTGTCAGCTATCCTTGACATTACAGATGTATACATttccatattattttttataagtaaatgattatttattgatGTATTATACGCTAACAtgttagttcatccaaaatgacaattctgtccaCGTTCATACACTTTTACAGTCGATGCATAAAATCAGACCAAAAATAAGCTTGATATTCttcatgtcaactagcagtcattagagtattagtagactgtctgcttaatatcttctaacatcATCTAACtgttttgatgggtccacagcatacaacatactgactgtgagaaactttgcaagtatatgtcaacttattctactaaccctaaacctaccctaacagtctactctgagagttagtagacatgtagttgcaaattaatgagaattagttgacatgtagttgacatgtagttacaaagttacttatagttagtagaatgtctaaagtggactatcgaaataaagtgtaaccaaaataattattattctgtAGTTCTATAGTATTAGTGCATTAAGtataaaggaaaaaaagaaaaagcacttCCCAAAAGTTAAAATGGCTAAAACTATAAGCTCATAGTTACACTTTAACCCAATTTTTTTTAGCTTAATTCCAGAAGCTGAGCAAAACTATTTCCATATTTCTAAGGTGGCAGCACTGCAGTGTACTTCATGTCTAGTAGATGCTCAGTTTGTGAACTGCTCTTACCATTCTATGCATAACTCACCCTACTTGGCTAATGAGACTGTAGACTGTATGTTGTTCTGTGAGTTGAGCAGTTCCCATGAGTGCTTGGTTTAAGTTGACAGGTGGCAGTAAGGCTAATACACTGCAACTTTGTGCATTTAGGGGTGAAGCCTTATGCTTGCACCATGTGCGACATGCGTTTTTTCCAACGTTACCATCTACAGAGACACAGCCTCACCCATACGGGTAGGTGGAATCTCTGTGTATATATTACTATGAATTGCCTCTCAaagcagggctcgcaaaatcgctagcccggtGTCCCAGAGTTATTGTGGCTTCCAATCGGGCTAAAATGTGTCACCGCCCTGGCTGACGGGCTATGTTGAGTATATTAGTGATTCACATTGTTCACTTGCTTGTAATGGTGAAACGGATCTTAGTTGGTCATTTGCATGCGTTGCTAATTTAAACATTCAAGCGTTTTAAACTATTCAAGTGCATGAAGAAGCGAAAGAGAGTTCGGTACTGTTTGGCGTGCTTGTTtatttgcacacacactcaaagcACGCACCGAGAGTGGTGTTTCAGACAGCGTGCAAACACAGAATTGATTCCTCTTTCACGTATCCTTGAGCTTGAATGgaagcacaaacacaaaattatcTCAAAATACCTATCTAAAATATTCTTGTAAACACAGTTttgtcttaagtgaacgtaaacagtGGAGAAAAAAGGCTGTAAatacctgctgctgtctgtcattaatgttaatcaaacaacaaaacacaacttTATCAAATATTGagctatatttaatttatacagtgaacacTATGCAGTGTTAGTTTACActtaattacatttctgtacctgaaaactgttacacattattttatttataactttttttatttgtctacgcttgtaatttataatttttttcttattttatcatTGACGTTCACttgtcttttaaaaattattttttagttatgCTACTAGTTCTATTGTTATCAAAGAAGTAAAGTGTTCTTTTAAATAAGTATTGTTTGaattataaagaaccttttttttttttctctcaaattgATTCAATCTATGACTTAAAATTTCGAACTTTTAAAATGATCCGAACCGTGAGTTTTGGGATCCTTTGCACCCATACTTATATGAAAGAAATTACAATCATGGAAGTTtttaatcatgctgattttctgcagtaaagttttttttaattaatttttttattcaagctAGTTAAATTCATtttgggctaccaaaatctgaagaatGCCTGACCGAAGGGCTACCGGGGAGTTTGacattttgcgagccctgcgaAAGCTCTCAGTATGTTATGGAGAGAGACTCAATCTGTTTAAACTACAACAAACTCGAGTTTGTATTTTTCCTAAAACACATGCTGACGATAATGCCACCTCCTTTTTTCCAAAGCAGGATTATTTGTTTTGAATTGAATTCAATGAACAGGCATGTTTGACAACTTAATCTTTGTGGCACACAcaaaatttcatgttaaatataaaatgattataatGCACACATAATACATCATCTAATTTCTCGATGCTTTGTAATGTAGTCCACATGTATTTataagttgttgttgttgtttttttggttacTGCGGATGCACTTGGTTTGAGCaggatttatttaattttttccccaaaaatgCTATATTAATAGAAACGCATACATGAACTGTTGGTGCTCTGTGCATTCAGGGGTGAAGCCGTATGCTTGCTCGATGTGTGACATGAGGTTTTTTCAGCGTTACCACCTCCAGAGACACAGCCTCACTCATACGGGTATGTGTCATCTCAAACCCCTGCCTTTTTGTAGTTAATGTTAGTTTTCTGCATGCTAAATGacttttaattcaattttaagcAACAACCATTTTATGCTTCCTTGACACTTGAAAGCATAAAACGGACATTATTATATTTCTCTATTTCACAGTTTAAATTCAGAGTCgtcaacatttattaatttaatgataGTGCTTCATGAAGGTCTTACTTTGTACCTGATAAATACGCAGTATATTTGTCATCAAAGGCATCATGTCACTGATTCACTAATAGCAGCCTGTCATGTTGCTCCATATTCACCATTCCCAGAAACtgcttattaattattattattattattgaattgcTGATAATTTATAGATATTTCCACTTTTAAGTGAATCTTTCTCTAACCCACTCCTTAGGTactgttcaaataaattcaTTAGGAGACTAGATTAACATGAATTTACATTAAGTGCCTCATTTCTGACATTGCGTTCTGCCACATAGTTTAAAGGAATGGACAGGGTTCATTATGCAGGTCTATCGTgagcatttgtgtttttttgaccAAGCAATTTTTGGTCTTATAATATTGCAAGTggtgtaataaatgtaaaatttaatgtcagcatgcagaaaaaaaaaaaaaaatgctctacattttttttaaacggcattaaaattttttttttttttgctttgaatGTTGTATAAAGACATTCACTCACTAAAATTGACTCTGCATTTAGGGGTGAAGCCGTATGCTTGCTCGATGTGCGACATGCGGTTTTTCCAACGTTACCACTTGGAAAGACACAGCCTGACTCATACTGGTATGTGTCCGCTCACTGTACCCCTGATTTATACCCAGTATCCCTTAATTGGAACTAaagtttgtatatattttgtgctTGAGGTGTTTAGGGGAAGAAAGAAAAACTATGAGATAATTGACTTATTCAAATTAATGGCCAAaatgtataatgcattttttgaaTAGGATCTGttacttttgaaatatttattagcCATATCCTGCATCATATAATATTTGcatcaaaatcaaattaaaaaatgttcaccCGTTTAATTTACTGCTCTTGGGTGCGAGTTTTGCAAGACTCACTTCACGCTTGTGTGTAGTATCAGGTTTCACAATATCTGTGTAGGTGTTCCTGCCTTATGTTTCTGTGGATGCGCTTTTGTGTTTAAGtttatttacattcatttaagTGTTAAACATaatcgataaaaaaaaaaaactgtagtaGTTTCTTTTTACCAGTTTCAATGATCAGTCGTATTTATTCTCCAAGTAGGTAGAACATAACCTCAAGTCTCAAACTACCGTATTGATCCGAATAGAAGACGACCCCccaaaaggctttttgaaaaccaaatcttgttttgtttttttctctctgtaaaacacattttttcttaaattattttcatattgcatatttttcctattttaatttttgttttgaaagtatggtaaatactggaaaaatgtaccaacaatgacattgaaaaatatacactttttgatataccataaaaataacaggtagcccaccTGAATCATAGGcctataacatttaggctacccatctcatagtagcctaccaaaattgtattaacagtagaagtggaatcttattgtagtcttcaaatctgggtactgtcttatgttttaaaatcacttacagaggaagtttggtctcatcaggctaacatgacagtcacgactggTGCCGCTGTAAgcgtttctttttcttttgttttcactctcgatctttacagcacacattacattacatatttcatggctcactcgttttatgcgtttttggcacCACctgttgttgtgggtgtattattgacatgtcaaagtctagaccccgaatataagacgacggcgttttttcagatgtatttccaagaaaaaaaaacatcgtcttatattcgggtcaatacggtaggTTTCTGATTTTTAAAACCAAAACCCCAGTGTGCCACTTTACAATCAAGTAGTTTTTTATTCCGGATTAAACTCTACAAACTCGAGTTTGTATGGAGTCATATACTTTATTTCTAAGCATGAATATACTCTCTATTTAAGATTTGACGTGGGAACCCATATGACTATCAGTCTCGATCCTTTCATGTCAGAATCAGTGTTTCAGAATCTTTGTCGATGTTTTGTGTTGTGGCATGCTGTGAGAATGAAGATGTGGGGTGCTTCAATAAAGACTCTTTATCTCTGTTAGGAGAGAAGCCGTTTGCTTGTGACATGTGTGACATGAGGTTCATTCAGAGGTACCATCTGGAGAGACACAAGCGTGTTCACAGTGGTGAAAAGCCTTACCAGTGTGAGCGCTGCCAGCAGGTAAGAACACGCTTTATAACACAGGGGTTTTAAGATATAAGACAACACCCATGATCATTCATTAGCCCTGTTCACACCGCAATACACTTGAAGCAACAAAGAGGCATTCATTTCCAAGAGCTGCCGATTTCCAGCGACCGAAACTGTCGCTATGTGACTGTGTCCATTTGAAAAAGTTGAACGATATTCAACTTAATATAATTATGCATTGAAGTCAGCAGAGCACACGTGATCTTTGTCCCGTCACATGCTGTAGTGAAATGTTGGAAAGATGGAGAATGACGGAGTATGTAGTTGTTataagtttttatattaaatcaaGTCACTGCAAAGATATTGCCAGGTGTTcgtcaggggaaaaaaaaattggcttGAGAGTTTTGTCTTCTATTTTATAATCTAAAAAGGAGTCATCTCATGTCTAATGTACCGCTAGAAGCAGACATATTCAAGCCACAGAGCCACTTTTGCTACATCGGTTCAGCTGGCATACAATTGTCCCTCTAGAATGTAAATTTAGTGGAAAGAAAACTGATTTGATGTTAACAACATGTAATATTTACTCACCCACGTGTTGTTCCAAAACCCAATCTTCGAAACTAAaatgatgatttttatttaaacctgAGTGGTTTCCGTTCCTCCATTTAAAGTCCAAGTAACCAAAACTTAAAACGACATGAGGGAAATggaatgaaatttaaaatatttttaatattttttaatatttttaatttttagtgtaaaatatattttaatacaatgtccaattttaaagacatttttgaaaaggtcTTTCCCTGAAGAATTTTTAGCATTGATCAAATTATGATATTGTTAATATTGCCATGAATATAGCCATTGTTGCTGATATGGtgttaaaacataaataaacaaacaacatgagggtgagtaaatgatgactaaaTAATTTTTgagttaaagtgatagttcacccaaaaatgaaaattctgtcattactcaccctcaagtcgttccaaacccataaggccttcgttcatcttcggaacacacattaagatatttttgatgaaatgtgagagctttctgaccctccccTGTGGGTTTTCTAAATTAGAAGCATCATTTCAACCCAGCAGCCACTGTAGCCAACTGCAAATGGAATACACTtggaaatgaaattaatttccaGTTTGTCATTTAGGTTTTTCATTAAATGAACTCAGAAGAATAATCATTGAGGTGAAATCAAAAGTGTGTAAATGCACCAGTTGAACACTTCCACTAACTTCTCCGTTTTTCACCTCAAGAACTTCTCACGGACAGACAGACTGTTGAGACACCGGCGATTGTGTCAGGGTCGCGGCGTGGCAAAAGTCGAGGCCCAGCCTTGTTCTTTCACCCAGGAGCCTCCCGCAGCCCCTCCGTCCACGTGGAGTCCTCTACATCCCGCCCCGGGCCGACTCGCTGTCTGACACCGTACTCTTTAGTCAAGCCCTGAGACGACAGCACACCCAGACCTCTCTCCGAGCCACTGGCACTGTGG
The Onychostoma macrolepis isolate SWU-2019 chromosome 11, ASM1243209v1, whole genome shotgun sequence genome window above contains:
- the znf740a gene encoding gastrula zinc finger protein XlCGF57.1 isoform X17: MSHIPGSSVRDHMKWAGLLGCEAVLSSMALMQASSIAAPKKMMSPLGPALGHGSAQRDVQDRGTQGHMVLPTSMTCPPLLLRKEGDFTAPRLLDEKEMRPNEDMQLKKKNRKSGTPSKVREQDGQAGKAVVDENGNCPLSKVQKNFICDHCYGAFRSGYHLKRHILIHTGEKPFACAVCDMRFIQRYHLERHSLTHTGVKPYACSMCDMRFFQRYHLERHSLTHTGVKPFACTMCDMRFFQRYHLQRHTITHTGVKPYACSMCDMRFFHRYHLQRHSLTHTGVKPYACTMCDMRFFQRYHLQRHSLTHTGVKPYACSMCDMRFFQRYHLQRHSLTHTGVKPYACSMCDMRFFQRYHLERHSLTHTGEKPFACDMCDMRFIQRYHLERHKRVHSGEKPYQCERCQQNFSRTDRLLRHRRLCQGRGVAKVEAQPCSFTQEPPAAPPSTWSPLHPAPGRLAV
- the znf740a gene encoding gastrula zinc finger protein XlCGF46.1 isoform X21; amino-acid sequence: MRPNEDMQLKKKNRKSGTPSKVREQDGQAGKAVVDENGNCPLSKVQKNFICDHCYGAFRSGYHLKRHILIHTGEKPFACAVCDMRFIQRYHLERHSLTHTGVKPYACSMCDMRFFQRYHLERHSLTHTGVKPYACTMCDMRFFQRYHLQRHSLIHTGVKPYACSMCDRRFFQRYHLQRHSLTHTGVKPYACSMCDMRFFQRYHLQRHSLTHTGVKPFACTMCDMRFFQRYHLQRHTITHTGVKPYACSMCDMRFFHRYHLQRHSLTHTGVKPYACTMCDMRFFQRYHLQRHSLTHTGVKPYACSMCDMRFFQRYHLQRHSLTHTGVKPYACSMCDMRFFQRYHLERHSLTHTGEKPFACDMCDMRFIQRYHLERHKRVHSGEKPYQCERCQQNFSRTDRLLRHRRLCQGRGVAKVEAQPCSFTQEPPAAPPSTWSPLHPAPGRLAV
- the znf740a gene encoding gastrula zinc finger protein XlCGF57.1 isoform X19, whose amino-acid sequence is MSHIPGSSVRDHMKWAGLLGCEAVLSSMALMQASSIAAPKKMMSPLGPALGHGSAQRDVQDRGTQGHMVLPTSMTCPPLLLRKEGDFTAPRLLDEKEMRPNEDMQLKKKNRKSGTPSKVREQDGQAGKAVVDENGNCPLSKVQKNFICDHCYGAFRSGYHLKRHILIHTGEKPFACAVCDMRFIQRYHLERHSLTHTGVKPYACSMCDRRFFQRYHLQRHSLTHTGVKPFACTMCDMRFFQRYHLQRHTITHTGVKPYACSMCDMRFFHRYHLQRHSLTHTGVKPYACTMCDMRFFQRYHLQRHSLTHTGVKPYACSMCDMRFFQRYHLQRHSLTHTGVKPYACSMCDMRFFQRYHLERHSLTHTGEKPFACDMCDMRFIQRYHLERHKRVHSGEKPYQCERCQQNFSRTDRLLRHRRLCQGRGVAKVEAQPCSFTQEPPAAPPSTWSPLHPAPGRLAV